One Oncorhynchus keta strain PuntledgeMale-10-30-2019 chromosome 23, Oket_V2, whole genome shotgun sequence DNA segment encodes these proteins:
- the LOC127911127 gene encoding uncharacterized protein LOC127911127, which produces MATCSFGVLLLCQNSPPPARILPPCQNSPPPARISPSARILPSARILPLCQNSPCQNSPPARILPLCQNPPCQNSPPARILPLCQNSLPLPEFPLPEFSPLCQNSPPCQNSPPCQNSPLPESPLPEFSPLPEFPLPEFPLPESPLPEFSPLPEFPLPEFFPLPEFPLPEFSPCQNSPPARIPPARIPLPEFSPCQNPPPARIPPARIPPARILPLPEFPPARIPLPESPCQNSPPARILPLPEFPPARILPLPEFPLPEFPLPEFPLPEFSPCQNSPPLPEFSPLPEFPPCQNSPPARTPLPEFSPCQNPPARILPLPESPCQNSPPARIPPARILPLPESPCQNSPPLPEFSPPLPEFSPLPEFPPARIPPARILPLPESPCQNSPLPEFPLPEFSPCQNSPPLPEFSPSARIPPARILPLPESPCQNSPLPEFSPCQNSPPARILPPCQNSPPCQNSPPLPEFSPLPEFSPCQNSPCQNPPARIPLPESPLPESPCQNPPCQNSPLPESPLPEPPARIPLPESPCQNSPCQNSPCQNPPLPEFSPCQNSPLPEFSPSAFFMRFLLFTPLPV; this is translated from the coding sequence ATGGCTACCTGCTCCTTTGGAGTTCTGCTGTTGTGCCAGAATTCTCCCCCCCCTGCCAGAATTCTCCCCCCCTGCCAGAATTCTCCCCCGCCTGCCAGAATCTCCCCCTCTGCCAGAATTCTCCCCTCTGCCAGAATTCTCCCCCTCTGCCAGAATTCCCCCTGCCAGAATTCTCCCCCTGCCAGAATTCTCCCCCTCTGCCAGAATCCCCCCTGCCAGAATTCTCCCCCTGCCAGAATTCTCCCCCTCTGCCAGAATTCCCTCCCCCTGCCAGAATTCCCCCTGCCAGAATTCTCCCCCCTCTGCCAGAATTCCCCCCCCTGCCAGAATTCCCCCCCCTGCCAGAATTCCCCCCTGCCAGAATCCCCCCTGCCAGAATTCTCCCCTCTGCCAGAATTCCCCCTGCCAGAATTCCCCCTGCCAGAATCCCCCCTGCCAGAATTCTCCCCCCTGCCAGAATTCCCCCTGCCAGAATTCTTCCCCCTGCCAGAATTCCCCCTGCCAGAATTCTCCCCCTGCCAGAATTCTCCCCCTGCCAGAATTCCCCCTGCCAGAATCCCCCTGCCAGAATTCTCCCCCTGCCAGAATCCACCCCCTGCCAGAATTCCCCCTGCCAGAATCCCCCCTGCCAGAATTCTCCCCCTGCCAGAATTCCCCCCTGCCAGAATCCCCCTGCCAGAATCCCCCTGCCAGAATTCTCCCCCTGCCAGAATTCTCCCCCTGCCAGAATTCCCCCCTGCCAGAATTCTCCCCCTGCCAGAATTCCCCCTGCCAGAATTCCCCCTGCCAGAATTCCCCCTGCCAGAATTCTCCCCCTGCCAGAATTCTCCCCCTCTGCCAGAATTCTCCCCTCTGCCAGAATTCCCCCCCTGCCAGAATTCTCCCCCTGCCAGAACCCCCCTGCCAGAATTCTCCCCCTGCCAGAATCCCCCTGCCAGAATTCTCCCCCTGCCAGAGTCCCCCTGCCAGAATTCTCCCCCTGCCAGAATTCCCCCTGCCAGAATTCTCCCCCTGCCAGAATCCCCCTGCCAGAATTCTCCCCCCCTGCCAGAATTCTCCCCCCCTCTGCCAGAATTCTCCCCCCTGCCAGAATTCCCCCCTGCCAGAATCCCCCCTGCCAGAATTCTCCCCCTGCCAGAATCCCCCTGCCAGAATTCCCCCCTGCCAGAATTCCCCCTGCCAGAATTCTCCCCCTGCCAGAATTCTCCCCCTCTGCCAGAATTCTCCCCCTCTGCCAGAATTCCCCCTGCCAGAATTCTCCCCCTGCCAGAATCCCCCTGCCAGAATTCTCCCCTGCCAGAATTCTCCCCCTGCCAGAATTCTCCCCCTGCCAGAATTCTCCCCCCCTGCCAGAATTCTCCCCCCTGCCAGAATTCTCCCCCTCTGCCAGAATTCTCCCCTCTGCCAGAATTCTCCCCCTGCCAGAATTCCCCCTGCCAGAATCCCCCTGCCAGAATCCCCCTGCCAGAATCCCCCCTGCCAGAATCCCCCTGCCAGAATCCCCCCTGCCAGAATTCCCCCCTGCCAGAATCCCCCCTGCCAGAACCCCCTGCCAGAATCCCCCTGCCAGAATCCCCCTGCCAGAATTCCCCCTGCCAGAATTCCCCCTGCCAGAATCCCCCCCTGCCAGAATTCTCCCCCTGCCAGAATTCCCCCCTGCCAGAATTCTCCCCCTCTGCGTTCTTCATGAGATTTCTGCTCTTCACTCCATTGCCAGTTTAA